The following proteins are co-located in the Fluviicola sp. genome:
- a CDS encoding HIT family protein, with protein sequence MATIFSKIISGEIPCHKIAENDDFLAFLDIMPLRKGHTLVIPKKETDYIFDMEDSELAAMMIFAKSVSHKIKKVFPCRKIGVTVIGLEVPHAHIHLIPINGIADMNFAQEKLTLSQEELAQIAQDIQNA encoded by the coding sequence ATGGCTACGATCTTTTCAAAAATAATTTCCGGGGAAATTCCGTGTCACAAGATTGCAGAAAACGATGATTTCCTGGCGTTCCTGGACATTATGCCTTTGAGAAAAGGACATACTTTGGTCATTCCCAAAAAGGAAACGGATTATATCTTCGATATGGAAGATTCGGAACTTGCAGCAATGATGATCTTTGCCAAGTCTGTGTCCCATAAGATCAAAAAAGTATTTCCCTGCCGAAAGATCGGCGTTACCGTTATCGGATTGGAAGTGCCTCATGCACACATTCACCTGATTCCTATCAATGGAATCGCAGATATGAATTTTGCCCAGGAAAAATTGACCCTTAGCCAGGAAGAACTGGCACAGATTGCACAAGACATTCAAAATGCATAA
- the greA gene encoding transcription elongation factor GreA, which translates to MSDFAYYTEEGLKKLKDELHEMKTVQRPRISEQIAEARDKGDLSENAEYDAAKEAQGLLEMKIAKMEELLSKARIIDNSLMDNSKVFILSRVKIKNVNNNMEMEYTLVAESEADLKEKKISVDSPIGKGLLGKKVGDIADVQTPNGIMKFEVMDIAR; encoded by the coding sequence ATGTCAGATTTCGCATATTATACAGAGGAAGGACTTAAGAAGTTGAAGGATGAATTGCACGAAATGAAAACAGTGCAGCGTCCGCGTATATCAGAGCAAATTGCTGAAGCCAGAGATAAAGGTGATTTGTCTGAAAATGCTGAATATGATGCAGCAAAAGAGGCGCAGGGGTTATTGGAGATGAAGATTGCGAAGATGGAAGAATTGCTTTCCAAAGCACGTATCATTGACAATTCGTTGATGGACAATTCCAAAGTATTCATTTTGTCACGCGTAAAAATCAAGAACGTGAACAACAATATGGAAATGGAATATACCCTGGTTGCTGAAAGTGAAGCTGATCTGAAAGAGAAAAAGATTTCTGTGGATTCTCCGATCGGAAAAGGACTTTTAGGAAAGAAAGTAGGTGACATTGCAGATGTGCAAACACCGAACGGCATCATGAAGTTTGAGGTAATGGATATTGCACGCTAA
- a CDS encoding DUF4886 domain-containing protein, producing MNKLALFFSLITGLSFGQQPTNVLFIGNSFTHMNNMPKIFEHLAQSKGKNVYADSIAVSGSTLKAHSERPSTYVKMKTRKWDYVLIQGFSREFAEDSSVILKESIPYAKILIDSVLKTSPCAQIYFYMTWGYEKGYPEQPANDTYPKMQQRIWNGYMMMSDSLHYPVIPVGMVWKNIRETHPEIDLYFTDRYHPNALGSFTAACTAFASIYKESPVGGTAPKRVDSTYWKIIEQAAANVVLKNLNQYKLNQTRVFDIKETPVMDFKVKETWLAAQFTNQTNNKGEYYWDFGDGVTSTKKNPKHYYKTSGTYTVTLHMRQNCNNFTLKKRVTVSNKVKKANQGK from the coding sequence ATGAATAAATTAGCATTATTCTTTTCTTTAATCACCGGTCTTAGTTTTGGTCAGCAGCCTACAAACGTTCTTTTTATCGGGAACAGTTTTACGCACATGAACAACATGCCGAAGATTTTCGAGCACTTGGCGCAATCAAAAGGGAAAAATGTTTACGCGGATTCCATTGCCGTGAGCGGAAGTACTTTAAAAGCACACAGCGAACGTCCGAGTACCTATGTCAAAATGAAAACCCGTAAGTGGGACTATGTTTTGATCCAGGGGTTCTCCCGCGAGTTTGCGGAAGACAGTTCCGTAATCCTGAAAGAATCAATCCCGTATGCAAAAATATTGATCGACAGCGTGCTGAAAACGAGTCCTTGTGCCCAGATTTATTTCTACATGACCTGGGGCTACGAAAAAGGCTACCCGGAACAACCGGCAAATGACACCTATCCGAAAATGCAGCAACGCATCTGGAACGGCTATATGATGATGAGTGATTCCCTGCATTACCCGGTAATTCCTGTGGGAATGGTCTGGAAGAACATCCGGGAAACACACCCGGAAATTGATTTGTATTTCACAGACCGCTATCACCCGAATGCTTTGGGAAGTTTTACGGCGGCATGCACGGCTTTTGCATCCATTTACAAAGAATCTCCGGTTGGCGGAACTGCTCCGAAAAGAGTAGACAGCACGTATTGGAAAATCATTGAACAGGCAGCAGCGAATGTTGTGCTGAAGAACCTGAACCAGTACAAACTGAACCAGACACGTGTTTTCGACATTAAAGAAACGCCGGTAATGGATTTCAAGGTGAAGGAAACCTGGCTGGCAGCGCAATTTACCAATCAGACCAACAACAAGGGAGAGTACTATTGGGATTTCGGGGACGGAGTGACTTCCACCAAGAAAAATCCGAAGCATTACTACAAAACTTCCGGAACGTACACGGTAACACTTCATATGAGGCAGAACTGTAACAATTTTACGCTGAAGAAGCGGGTCACGGTTTCCAATAAGGTCAAAAAAGCAAATCAGGGAAAATAA
- a CDS encoding DUF4886 domain-containing protein — MNSGRTTNFLFVLLLFGCFSCSDSHKTTHILFVGNSYTYRNNMPAIFEQIAESKGEQVEVSHITRGKYTFYLQAKRKKLYKAFRNQKWDVIVLQGSSRDMLRDSARFNKRTYPALDKMFGMIREHQKDAKVYFYMTWPYRKGDPKTKRFSDPDSMLHAVAAGYDNLKNRYHVPVVPVGKVWRSYVVKYPDSRLYLKDNSHPTYEGSYLVACTMYSAIYGKSPQGADKLAIQNQEEYERIQQFVGKEYRTEEFQSYLRAE, encoded by the coding sequence ATGAATTCAGGCAGGACGACTAACTTTTTATTCGTTCTGCTTCTTTTCGGTTGCTTTTCCTGTTCCGACTCCCACAAAACAACCCACATCCTTTTCGTAGGTAATAGTTATACCTACCGGAATAACATGCCTGCAATCTTTGAACAGATAGCCGAGTCTAAAGGCGAACAAGTCGAAGTATCCCACATTACAAGAGGAAAATATACCTTTTACCTGCAGGCCAAACGCAAAAAGCTCTACAAGGCTTTCCGCAACCAGAAATGGGATGTGATTGTATTGCAGGGATCATCGCGGGACATGCTCCGGGATTCTGCGCGTTTCAATAAACGTACTTATCCTGCGCTGGACAAAATGTTCGGAATGATCCGGGAACACCAAAAAGATGCGAAGGTGTATTTTTACATGACCTGGCCTTACCGTAAAGGAGATCCTAAAACAAAACGTTTCTCGGACCCGGATTCCATGCTTCATGCTGTTGCGGCAGGCTACGATAACCTGAAAAACCGGTACCATGTTCCGGTCGTTCCCGTTGGAAAGGTCTGGAGAAGTTATGTCGTGAAATATCCCGATTCCAGATTATACCTCAAAGACAATTCACATCCGACCTATGAAGGGTCTTACCTGGTGGCTTGTACGATGTATTCGGCTATTTATGGAAAAAGTCCGCAGGGAGCAGATAAACTGGCAATTCAGAACCAGGAGGAATATGAACGTATTCAGCAATTTGTAGGTAAAGAATACCGTACGGAAGAATTTCAGTCGTACCTGAGGGCAGAATGA